A region from the Leguminivora glycinivorella isolate SPB_JAAS2020 chromosome 3, LegGlyc_1.1, whole genome shotgun sequence genome encodes:
- the LOC125224876 gene encoding bolA-like protein DDB_G0274169 — protein sequence MIVNSLLFKTFRTATFSGTRIIARNMSGIVENTIRNKLQTSLGTKHLEIINESYMHNVPKGAETHFKVVVVSDKFDGLPLIKRHRLVNEILKEELQTGVHALSIVAKTPEQWDNSDKVVESSPNCRGGFGK from the exons atgatTGTGAACAGCCTTTTGTTCAAAACATTTCGAACAGCTACGTTTTCAG GCACTCGCATTATAGCTAGAAATATGTCCGGAATTGTGGAAAATACGATCCGAAACAAGCTACAAACATCTTTAGGAACCAAGCACCTCGAAATAATCAACGAGTCATACATGCATAATGTACCTAAAGGCGCGGAGACGCATTTTAAAGTTGTTGTGGTTTCTGATAAATTCGATGGACTGCCTTTGATAAAG cgCCATAGACTAGTGAATGAAATACTGAAGGAGGAGCTGCAGACTGGTGTCCATGCGCTGTCCATAGTAGCGAAAACTCCAGAGCAATGGGACAACAGCGACAAGGTGGTTGAGAGCAGTCCTAACTGCAGAGGAGGATTTGGAAAATAA